One genomic window of Candidatus Margulisiibacteriota bacterium includes the following:
- a CDS encoding DUF2267 domain-containing protein, with translation MDEHGICANTIKTANEWLTFIMNELGWEDKRKSYMALYLVLQALRDQLNTDDAAEFGVQLPMLIRVLYYEGWNTNLKNRRPKRKDFFLSIKEQFKDSKEIKPETVASAVFKLLSNRVSVGEIKDIRKLLPYELRKLWPKEELARYQAA, from the coding sequence ATGGATGAACATGGGATTTGTGCAAATACAATAAAAACAGCGAATGAATGGTTAACTTTTATAATGAACGAGTTAGGCTGGGAAGATAAAAGAAAATCTTATATGGCATTATATTTGGTACTTCAAGCCTTACGAGACCAATTGAATACCGATGACGCAGCAGAATTCGGAGTTCAGTTGCCGATGCTTATCAGGGTACTCTATTATGAAGGGTGGAATACAAATCTTAAGAATAGGAGACCGAAAAGAAAGGACTTTTTTCTCTCTATTAAGGAACAATTTAAAGATAGCAAGGAGATCAAACCGGAAACAGTTGCCAGTGCCGTGTTCAAGCTATTATCAAATCGCGTCTCAGTAGGAGAAATCAAAGATATAAGAAAGTTATTACCTTATGAATTGCGCAAATTATGGCCCAAAGAAGAGCTGGCCAGGTATCAGGCTGCTTAA